TTTGGTAAGGATAAGATCATAGAGGGTGTCATGGAAAAGGGGAAAAAAGTTTTGCTGGTAGAGGATCTGGCTACCACAGCAAAGAGCAAGTTAAGCTTTTGTGAGTCCTTAAGAAATGCTGGCGCAGAGGTAAATGATACTCTGGTCATCTTTGAGTATGGCTGTTATCCTGATACTTATAAGGAGCTAAAGGCAGCAAATCTCAAGCTTCATTCCCTAACCACATGGGAAATCTTATTGAAAACAGCAGAAAAGATTGGATTGCTAAAGACAGAGGAAAGCAAGATTATAAAAGATTTTCTTAAGGATCCAATCTCGTGGTCAAGAGAATATAAGGGTACTTGATCTTTTAACTACCTTAATGAAAGGAACTGAATTTCTTAAAGGCCTTTTTTATAACCTCTTCTGTACCAGTAGTCATATTGTAGTTTGAGATCTTTTCTGGGATTACCCATCGGGTATCAAGGGCATCAGTGCCTGATTTTGCTTCACCAGAGATATATCTGCAGACAAAATCTATGAGGACATAATGATACTCAATTTTACTCTCTTTATCTCGGATAACCCTTTCAAAAACCTCTACAAACTCTATGGGCTCAACCTTTAAGCCCGTTTCTTCTAAAACCTCTCTTCTAACTGCCTCTTTTAGGGGCTCTCCCAATTTAACCACCCCACCAGGAATACTCCATTTTCCATAGCCAGGCTCTTTGCCCCTTTTAATCAGAAGAACCTTTCCATCTTTAATAATAATACCCGCAACCCCTAATATGGGTCTTTGAGGATATCCCCTTTGCATTTATCTATTTTTCCTCTTTTAGCTTTGCATGAGCAGCAGCCAAACGAGCCACAGGAATAAGATAAGGGGAACAACTGACATAATCTAAACCGATCCGATGGAAAAATTCTACTGAGCTTGGTTCACCACCATGTTCACCACATATTCCCAGTTCAATATCTGGCCTCGTCTTTTTCCCTCTCTCTGCACCAATTCTTACCATTTCTCCAACGCCCTCTTGGTCTATGGCCACAAAAGGATCAATCTTCAAAATACCTTTATCTATATAGAAGGGTAAGAATTTGCCAGCATCATCTCTGCTGAAACCAAAGGTCATCTGAGTCATATCATTTGTACCAAAGGAGAAAAATTCGGCATATTCAGCTATTTTATCTGCAACCAGAGCTGCCCTTGGAACTTCAATCATAGTCCCTATCATATAATGAAATTCTACATCTGAATTCTTGAGAACCTCCTTGATAACCTCTTTGGCATTCTCATATGTGATTCTCATTTCTCCAATTGTCCCCGTCAATGGAATCATGACCTCTGGGAAAACCTTCCCCCCCTTTTTTGCAATCTCAACAGCCGCTTCAAAAATGGCCCTTACCTGCATGTCATATACCTCAGGAAAGGTAATCCCAAGCCTGCAGCCCCTGTGCCCTAGCATGGGATTAAATTCAGCAAGGGCATCTACCCTTGATAAAACCTCTTCCAGCTCAGAGATTCTTTCTTTATCCCCCCCTTTTAGCTTTAATTCTGTCAGCTCTTCAAAAAGTTCATCATGCTTTGGCAAAAACTCATGAAGGGGTGGGTCTAATAGTCTTATCGTGACAGGCATTCCCTTCATAACCTTAAATATC
This portion of the Nitrospinota bacterium genome encodes:
- a CDS encoding orotate phosphoribosyltransferase; this encodes MIDNSKDPGEKTAKILLDIEAVSWSLQTPYILTSGNASPVYVDCRKLISFVKERREIIHMLAEKTKSDIGMENIEVIAGGETAGIPLAAWLAESLNLPMVYVRKKSKGFGKDKIIEGVMEKGKKVLLVEDLATTAKSKLSFCESLRNAGAEVNDTLVIFEYGCYPDTYKELKAANLKLHSLTTWEILLKTAEKIGLLKTEESKIIKDFLKDPISWSREYKGT
- a CDS encoding NUDIX hydrolase, which translates into the protein MQRGYPQRPILGVAGIIIKDGKVLLIKRGKEPGYGKWSIPGGVVKLGEPLKEAVRREVLEETGLKVEPIEFVEVFERVIRDKESKIEYHYVLIDFVCRYISGEAKSGTDALDTRWVIPEKISNYNMTTGTEEVIKKAFKKFSSFH